A genomic stretch from Roseovarius nanhaiticus includes:
- the map gene encoding type I methionyl aminopeptidase — protein sequence MLTKHTGRTTRDGIRIHEAADFAGMRKAGALAARILDDIAPHVTPGQTTGALDAMIEAMVNEAGAASATIGYKGYRHASCISVNHVVCHGIPGAPIPKLNTVSRDLEKRRKDDALKDGDILNIDVTVIVDGWFGDTSRMYVAGAVKPRAERLIQITHDALMKGIEAVRPGNTFGDIGHAIQAYAEAHRVSVVRDFCGHGLGRVFHAPPNVVHFGTPGSGPTLEEGMFFTIEPMLNLGSYQTELLSDDWTAVTRDKSLSAQFEHSVGVTADGAEIFTLSPGGLFHPTKP from the coding sequence ACGGCATCCGCATCCATGAGGCGGCGGATTTCGCAGGCATGCGCAAGGCGGGCGCGCTGGCCGCGCGGATCCTCGACGATATCGCGCCGCATGTGACGCCGGGTCAGACGACCGGCGCGCTGGATGCAATGATCGAGGCGATGGTCAATGAGGCGGGCGCCGCCTCGGCTACCATTGGCTACAAGGGGTACCGACATGCCAGCTGCATCAGCGTCAATCACGTCGTTTGCCATGGGATTCCGGGCGCACCCATTCCCAAGCTGAACACCGTGAGCCGCGACCTCGAGAAGCGGCGCAAGGATGACGCGCTGAAGGATGGCGATATCCTGAATATCGACGTGACGGTCATCGTCGACGGCTGGTTTGGCGACACCAGCCGGATGTATGTGGCGGGCGCCGTCAAACCGCGTGCCGAACGGCTGATCCAGATCACGCATGACGCGCTGATGAAGGGCATCGAGGCGGTGCGGCCGGGCAATACCTTCGGCGATATCGGCCACGCCATTCAGGCGTACGCCGAGGCGCACCGGGTGTCAGTGGTGCGTGATTTTTGCGGTCATGGCCTCGGGCGTGTCTTTCACGCGCCGCCCAACGTGGTGCATTTCGGAACGCCCGGATCGGGCCCGACGCTGGAAGAGGGCATGTTCTTTACCATCGAGCCGATGCTGAACCTTGGCAGCTACCAGACTGAGCTTTTGTCTGATGACTGGACCGCTGTGACGCGCGACAAGTCACTTTCGGCGCAATTCGAGCATTCGGTGGGCGTGACGGCGGACGGGGCCGAGATTTTCACTCTCTCGCCCGGCGGGTTGTTCCATCCGACGAAGCCCTGA
- a CDS encoding NAD(P)/FAD-dependent oxidoreductase, translating into MQVDTLILGAGAAGMMCAAHCTGSTLVIDHARAPGEKVRISGGGRCNFTNIHTEPENFLSANPHFCKSALGRYSPWEFVALVEAHGIKWHEKTLGQLFCDVTAKDIVAMLRAEMTRAGADLWLQTQLSEISHDGSAFRASVTRDGKTHEVRARNLVLATGGKSIPKMGATGLAYDIARQFGLAVTTTRAGLVPFTFPEGRFAELSGTALPCRATAGGASFDEAMLFTHRGLSGPAMLQVSSYWSEGHPITVDLDPEGSLFETLREQRATSGRHKLTTELARHFPARLVAALPQQTGLPLAGNLADQSDTALSHLVDSLRNWQMTPGGTEGYRTAEVTLGGIDTDGITSKTLEARDVPGLYVIGEAIDVTGWLGGYNFQWAWASGVAAGRAITARLS; encoded by the coding sequence ATGCAAGTCGATACGCTGATCCTTGGCGCCGGGGCCGCCGGCATGATGTGCGCAGCGCATTGCACCGGGTCCACCCTGGTGATCGACCACGCACGCGCGCCGGGCGAAAAGGTTCGCATTTCCGGTGGGGGGCGTTGCAACTTCACCAATATCCACACCGAGCCCGAGAATTTCCTCTCGGCCAATCCGCATTTCTGCAAATCCGCCCTCGGCCGCTATTCGCCCTGGGAGTTCGTTGCGCTTGTCGAGGCGCATGGCATCAAATGGCACGAAAAGACGCTGGGCCAGCTCTTTTGCGACGTGACCGCCAAGGATATCGTCGCCATGCTCCGCGCCGAAATGACGCGCGCGGGCGCCGATCTGTGGCTGCAGACCCAACTGAGCGAGATCAGCCATGACGGCAGCGCCTTTCGCGCCTCCGTGACGCGCGACGGCAAGACGCATGAGGTTCGCGCCCGAAACCTGGTGTTGGCCACGGGCGGCAAATCCATCCCCAAGATGGGCGCGACCGGTCTTGCCTATGACATCGCGCGCCAATTCGGACTGGCCGTCACGACCACCCGCGCGGGCCTTGTGCCCTTCACCTTCCCCGAGGGGCGCTTCGCCGAACTGTCGGGCACCGCGCTGCCCTGCCGCGCCACCGCCGGCGGCGCCAGTTTCGACGAGGCAATGCTCTTCACCCATCGCGGCCTCTCTGGCCCGGCCATGCTGCAAGTCTCCTCCTATTGGAGCGAGGGGCACCCGATTACCGTGGATCTGGACCCCGAGGGCAGCTTGTTCGAGACCTTGCGCGAACAGCGCGCCACCTCGGGCCGTCACAAGCTGACAACCGAACTGGCGCGCCACTTTCCCGCTCGCCTCGTCGCGGCGCTGCCGCAGCAGACAGGACTGCCGCTCGCAGGCAACCTCGCTGATCAAAGCGATACGGCGCTCAGTCACTTGGTGGACAGCCTGCGCAACTGGCAGATGACGCCGGGCGGCACCGAGGGATACCGCACCGCCGAGGTGACGCTGGGCGGCATCGACACGGACGGCATCACCTCGAAAACGCTCGAGGCGCGCGATGTGCCGGGACTTTATGTCATCGGCGAGGCGATCGATGTCACCGGCTGGCTTGGCGGGTACAATTTCCAATGGGCTTGGGCCTCGGGCGTCGCCGCAGGCCGGGCCATCACGGCACGCCTGTCCTGA
- the ftsW gene encoding putative lipid II flippase FtsW, translating into MTEMVYGSAPVGDVEPVLPKWWRTIDKWSMSCVLMLFCIGLLLGFAASPPLAEKNGFAPFHYVQRQMFFGGLAMVAMLLTSMMSPNLVRRLAVIGFLAALAALMMLPIFGTDFGKGAVRWYSLGFASIQPSEFLKPGFVVAAAWMMAASREIGGPPGLSWSFILTILIVAFLALQPDFGQASLVLFAWGVMYFVAGAPILLLALMAGAVVMVGTLAYSNSEHFARRIDGFLSPDVDPTTQLGFATNAIQEGGFFGVGVGEGTVKWSLPDAHTDFIIAVAAEEYGLVLVLCIIALYGTVVVRSLMRLMRERDPFIRLAGTGLACIFGVQAMINMGVAVRLLPAKGMTLPFVSYGGSSLIAGGIAVGMLFAFTRSRPQGEIGDILRGRAR; encoded by the coding sequence ATGACAGAAATGGTCTATGGATCGGCGCCCGTCGGGGATGTCGAGCCAGTCCTTCCCAAGTGGTGGCGTACCATCGACAAGTGGTCGATGTCCTGCGTGCTGATGCTGTTCTGCATCGGCCTGCTTCTTGGTTTTGCGGCCTCGCCGCCCCTCGCCGAGAAGAACGGCTTTGCCCCCTTTCACTACGTGCAGCGACAGATGTTCTTTGGCGGACTTGCCATGGTGGCGATGCTGCTGACCTCGATGATGTCGCCCAATCTGGTGCGGCGCCTTGCCGTGATCGGCTTTCTCGCCGCACTGGCGGCGCTGATGATGCTGCCGATTTTCGGCACGGATTTCGGCAAGGGCGCGGTGCGCTGGTACTCGCTGGGGTTTGCGTCGATCCAGCCGTCGGAATTTCTCAAGCCCGGTTTCGTCGTGGCAGCTGCCTGGATGATGGCCGCCAGCCGCGAGATCGGCGGCCCGCCGGGCCTCAGCTGGTCGTTCATTCTGACTATCCTCATCGTCGCCTTCCTGGCGCTACAGCCTGACTTTGGCCAAGCGTCATTGGTGTTGTTCGCCTGGGGCGTGATGTATTTCGTGGCGGGCGCACCCATCCTTTTGTTGGCGCTGATGGCGGGCGCCGTCGTTATGGTCGGCACGCTGGCCTATTCCAATTCCGAACATTTCGCGCGCCGCATCGACGGCTTCCTGTCGCCCGATGTGGACCCGACGACGCAGCTGGGCTTTGCCACCAATGCCATCCAGGAGGGCGGTTTCTTTGGTGTCGGCGTGGGCGAGGGGACCGTGAAATGGTCGCTGCCCGATGCGCATACCGACTTCATCATCGCCGTCGCGGCCGAGGAATACGGCCTGGTTCTGGTCCTGTGCATCATCGCGCTTTACGGCACTGTTGTCGTCCGCTCGCTGATGCGGCTGATGCGCGAGCGCGATCCGTTCATCCGCCTTGCGGGCACCGGCCTTGCCTGCATCTTCGGCGTCCAGGCCATGATCAACATGGGCGTTGCGGTGCGCCTGCTCCCGGCCAAGGGCATGACGCTGCCTTTCGTCAGCTACGGCGGCTCGTCCCTCATCGCGGGCGGTATCGCGGTAGGTATGCTCTTTGCCTTTACCCGCTCACGGCCCCAGGGCGAAATCGGGGATATCCTGCGAGGACGTGCGCGATGA
- a CDS encoding UDP-N-acetylglucosamine--N-acetylmuramyl-(pentapeptide) pyrophosphoryl-undecaprenol N-acetylglucosamine transferase, with amino-acid sequence MSARQPLIVMAAGGTGGHMFPAQSLAEHMLREGWRVRLSTDARGARYTGGFPHSTEVRQITSATTARGGIAAKVMAPFRIFGGVLGATWSMFRERPDVVIGFGGYPTIPALAAAWILRIPRVIHEQNGVLGRVNRSFASRVDAVACGTWPTDLPAGIEGHHVGNPVRAAVAERAGAGYIPPGNYPMSILVIGGSQGARILSDVVPPAIASLPMDILRNIRVSHQARGEDLERVALYYAENGIDADVQEFFRDVPRRMSEAQLIISRAGASSIADIAVIGRPSILIPYAAATADHQTANAQALKNAGAAIIVPESRLDHSALAQQIETVMTHPEGASQMSRAALSCAMPDATLHLAELVQTIAQKGQG; translated from the coding sequence ATGAGCGCGCGCCAGCCCCTGATCGTGATGGCCGCCGGGGGCACCGGCGGCCATATGTTTCCAGCGCAATCGTTGGCCGAGCATATGCTGCGCGAGGGTTGGCGCGTCAGGCTGAGCACCGACGCAAGGGGCGCCCGCTATACGGGCGGCTTTCCGCATTCAACGGAAGTGCGCCAGATCACAAGCGCGACCACCGCGCGTGGCGGCATTGCAGCCAAGGTGATGGCGCCTTTTCGTATCTTCGGCGGCGTTTTGGGCGCGACCTGGAGCATGTTCCGCGAGCGGCCCGATGTGGTAATCGGCTTCGGCGGCTATCCTACCATTCCGGCGCTGGCCGCCGCGTGGATCCTACGCATTCCGCGTGTTATTCATGAGCAGAACGGTGTGCTGGGTCGCGTCAATCGGAGCTTCGCCAGCCGCGTCGACGCGGTCGCTTGCGGCACTTGGCCCACCGATCTGCCGGCCGGGATCGAGGGCCATCACGTCGGAAATCCGGTGCGCGCGGCCGTGGCCGAGCGTGCGGGCGCGGGTTATATTCCGCCGGGCAATTACCCCATGTCGATCCTCGTCATCGGCGGCAGTCAGGGCGCGCGCATTCTGTCGGACGTGGTCCCGCCCGCTATTGCCAGCTTGCCAATGGATATCCTGCGTAACATTCGCGTGTCCCATCAGGCGCGCGGCGAGGATCTGGAGCGCGTTGCGCTTTATTATGCCGAGAATGGCATCGACGCCGATGTGCAGGAGTTTTTCCGCGACGTGCCGCGCCGCATGAGCGAGGCGCAGCTGATCATCAGCCGCGCGGGCGCTTCCAGCATTGCGGATATCGCCGTGATCGGGCGGCCGTCGATCCTGATCCCCTATGCCGCGGCCACCGCCGACCATCAGACCGCCAACGCGCAGGCGCTGAAAAATGCGGGCGCCGCCATCATCGTGCCCGAAAGCAGGCTTGACCATTCTGCGCTGGCACAGCAAATCGAGACCGTCATGACGCACCCCGAAGGCGCAAGCCAGATGTCGCGCGCGGCGCTCAGCTGCGCCATGCCGGACGCCACGCTCCACCTGGCGGAGCTGGTCCAGACCATCGCACAGAAAGGCCAAGGCTAG
- the murC gene encoding UDP-N-acetylmuramate--L-alanine ligase: MNAATKLPGDVGPIHFVGIGGIGMSGIAEVLLNHGYVVQGSDLKRSPLTDRLEANGALIFEGQRAENLADAQVVVISSAIKPGNPELDEARRRGLPVVRRAEMLAELMRLKSNIAVGGTHGKTTTTTMVAALLDHGQFDPTVVNGGIIHAYGSNARVGGGEWMVVEADESDGTFNRLPATIAIVTNIDPEHMDHWGTEEALHKGFEDFVSNIPFYGLAVCCTDDVDVQTLVGKITDRRVVTYGFNAQADVRAVNLRYAKGAAHFDIALQAEGKMIKDCTLPMPGDHNVSNALSAVAVARHLGMKTAEIRDALASFGGVNRRFTRVGEVDGVTIIDDYGHHPTEISAVLKAARHATEGRVIAVHQPHRYTRLHHHFEEFCACFNEADVVAIAPVYAAGEEPIKGASRDDLVAGLIDRGHRDAHAIEGEEDLAKLVRRHARPGDLVVCLGAGTISGWANRLPDALKISELQEG; the protein is encoded by the coding sequence ATGAACGCAGCCACGAAACTCCCCGGCGATGTCGGCCCCATCCATTTCGTCGGCATTGGCGGCATCGGCATGTCCGGCATCGCCGAGGTTTTGCTGAATCACGGCTACGTGGTTCAGGGCAGCGATCTGAAGCGCAGTCCGCTGACCGACCGGCTGGAGGCCAATGGCGCGCTCATTTTCGAGGGCCAGCGGGCCGAGAACCTCGCGGATGCGCAGGTGGTCGTCATCTCCTCTGCGATCAAGCCCGGCAACCCCGAGCTGGACGAGGCGCGCCGCCGCGGCCTGCCCGTGGTGCGCCGTGCCGAGATGCTGGCCGAGCTGATGCGCCTCAAGTCCAACATCGCGGTGGGCGGCACCCACGGCAAAACAACGACGACCACGATGGTCGCGGCCCTGCTGGACCATGGCCAGTTCGATCCGACGGTCGTCAATGGCGGCATCATCCACGCCTATGGCAGCAACGCGCGTGTCGGCGGCGGCGAATGGATGGTGGTCGAGGCCGACGAGAGCGACGGCACCTTCAACCGTCTGCCCGCCACCATTGCCATTGTGACCAATATCGACCCCGAGCATATGGATCACTGGGGCACCGAAGAGGCGCTGCACAAGGGCTTTGAGGATTTCGTCAGCAATATCCCCTTCTATGGTCTCGCCGTGTGCTGCACCGACGATGTCGATGTGCAGACGCTGGTGGGCAAGATTACGGATCGCCGCGTCGTCACCTATGGCTTCAACGCGCAGGCGGATGTGCGTGCAGTCAATCTGCGCTATGCCAAGGGCGCTGCGCATTTCGATATCGCGCTGCAGGCCGAAGGCAAGATGATCAAGGATTGCACCCTGCCCATGCCGGGCGATCACAACGTGTCGAACGCGCTGAGCGCCGTGGCCGTCGCGCGCCATCTGGGCATGAAGACCGCCGAAATCCGCGATGCGCTGGCCAGTTTCGGCGGCGTCAACCGCCGCTTTACCCGCGTGGGCGAGGTGGACGGCGTGACCATCATCGATGATTACGGCCACCATCCCACCGAGATTTCCGCCGTGCTGAAGGCCGCGCGCCACGCCACCGAAGGCCGCGTCATCGCCGTGCATCAGCCGCACCGCTACACGCGCCTGCATCATCATTTCGAGGAATTCTGCGCCTGTTTCAACGAGGCGGATGTCGTCGCCATCGCGCCGGTTTATGCCGCGGGCGAGGAGCCGATCAAGGGCGCCAGCCGCGATGACCTGGTCGCAGGCCTGATCGACCGGGGCCACCGCGATGCCCATGCCATCGAGGGCGAGGAGGATCTGGCCAAGCTGGTGCGCCGCCACGCCCGCCCCGGCGATCTGGTGGTCTGCCTCGGTGCCGGCACGATCAGCGGCTGGGCCAATCGCCTGCCGGACGCCCTGAAAATCTCGGAATTGCAGGAGGGATAG
- a CDS encoding DUF2484 family protein, translating to MPTSLILACLWAIGANLLAMTPSRDKHWRAAFCLIAVGIPIVGYVTYQTGPLMGFLCLLGAMSMLRWPVVYLVRWLRGAPVPPRAPRVPEASSDLTPEMAEK from the coding sequence ATGCCCACATCGCTCATTCTTGCCTGCCTCTGGGCCATCGGCGCCAATCTTCTGGCCATGACCCCCAGCCGGGACAAGCATTGGCGCGCCGCCTTCTGCCTGATTGCGGTGGGAATTCCCATCGTGGGGTATGTGACCTACCAGACGGGACCGCTCATGGGCTTTTTGTGCCTTCTGGGCGCCATGTCGATGCTGCGCTGGCCGGTCGTGTATCTGGTACGCTGGCTGCGCGGAGCGCCGGTGCCGCCACGGGCGCCCCGTGTTCCCGAAGCAAGCTCGGATTTGACGCCCGAGATGGCCGAGAAGTAA
- the murB gene encoding UDP-N-acetylmuramate dehydrogenase: MPTPRGRLTPQRPLADLTWLRVGGPADWLFQPADEADLADFLRDLDPDVPVFPMGVGSNLIVRDGGLRAVVIRLGRGFNGIEVSGDNVIAGAAALDAHVARRAAEAGIDLTFLRTIPGAIGGALRMNAGCYGTYTADAFVSARAITRAGQIVTLSAEDLNFRYRQTDLPEGWVLISGTFTGPKGEPDRLAAKMQEQLKKRDETQPTKDRTAGSTFRNPAGHSSTGRADDVHDLKAWKVIDDAGMRGARRGGAQMSPMHSNFLVNTGGATAADLEGLGEDVRKKVFQTSAIELEWEIMRVGIPAPAGQAPAEDREKDQ; encoded by the coding sequence ATGCCAACCCCGCGCGGGCGTCTGACGCCGCAGCGCCCGCTTGCGGACCTTACTTGGCTCCGCGTGGGCGGGCCCGCCGATTGGCTTTTCCAGCCCGCGGATGAGGCCGATCTGGCAGACTTTCTGCGCGATCTGGACCCGGACGTGCCGGTGTTTCCCATGGGTGTCGGCAGCAACCTGATCGTGCGCGATGGCGGCCTGCGGGCTGTGGTGATCCGGCTGGGGCGGGGCTTCAACGGTATCGAGGTAAGCGGTGATAACGTCATCGCAGGGGCCGCCGCGCTGGATGCGCATGTGGCGCGGCGCGCGGCGGAGGCGGGGATCGACCTGACCTTCCTACGCACCATTCCCGGTGCCATAGGCGGCGCGCTGCGCATGAATGCGGGCTGCTACGGCACCTATACGGCGGATGCCTTCGTCAGCGCCCGCGCCATCACGCGGGCGGGCCAGATTGTCACGCTGAGCGCGGAGGATCTGAATTTTCGCTATCGCCAGACCGATCTGCCCGAAGGCTGGGTGCTGATCTCGGGCACCTTCACGGGGCCGAAGGGCGAGCCGGACAGGCTTGCTGCGAAGATGCAAGAGCAGCTGAAGAAGCGGGACGAGACGCAGCCGACCAAGGACCGCACCGCGGGCAGCACCTTTCGCAACCCTGCCGGGCACAGCAGCACAGGCCGGGCGGATGACGTGCATGACCTCAAGGCGTGGAAGGTGATCGACGATGCGGGCATGCGCGGCGCGCGGCGTGGCGGCGCGCAGATGAGCCCGATGCATTCCAATTTCCTCGTCAATACCGGCGGCGCCACCGCCGCCGACCTCGAAGGTCTGGGCGAAGATGTCAGAAAAAAGGTTTTTCAAACCAGCGCAATAGAGTTAGAGTGGGAAATCATGAGGGTCGGCATACCGGCCCCGGCAGGACAGGCCCCTGCCGAAGATCGTGAAAAAGACCAGTAA
- a CDS encoding D-alanine--D-alanine ligase, which yields MVRSSRTNPKVAVIMGGMSAERDVSLSSGRECAAALRDEGYNVVEVDAGADLAQKLSDIAPDIVFNALHGRWGEDGCVQGLLEWLRIPYTHSGVLSSALAMDKEATKSAYRAAGLPVVPSIIADRDDVRRAHPMQPPYVVKPYNEGSSVGIYIVREDANGPAQLSDDMPERVMVEAYAPGRELTTTVIGGKPLTVTDIITDGWYDYAAKYELGGSRHVVPAEIPQEIFDLCMSYAVRAHEILGCRGVSRTDFRWDEAQGAEGLILLETNTQPGMTPTSLSPEQAQATGMTFGALCSWMVEDASCDR from the coding sequence GTGGTGCGTTCGAGCAGAACAAACCCCAAAGTCGCGGTAATCATGGGCGGCATGTCGGCAGAGCGCGACGTGTCCCTGTCAAGCGGGCGTGAATGCGCCGCCGCGCTGAGGGATGAAGGCTACAACGTAGTCGAAGTGGACGCTGGCGCGGACCTGGCGCAAAAGCTGTCCGACATCGCCCCCGACATCGTCTTTAACGCACTTCATGGCCGCTGGGGCGAGGATGGCTGCGTTCAGGGCCTTCTGGAATGGCTGCGCATTCCCTACACCCATTCGGGCGTTCTTAGCTCGGCCTTGGCGATGGACAAGGAGGCGACCAAGTCCGCCTACCGCGCCGCTGGCCTTCCGGTTGTGCCCAGCATCATTGCGGATCGTGACGACGTGCGCCGCGCGCATCCCATGCAGCCGCCCTATGTGGTCAAGCCCTACAACGAAGGCTCCAGCGTCGGTATCTATATCGTGCGCGAGGACGCCAATGGTCCCGCGCAGCTGAGCGATGACATGCCCGAGCGCGTGATGGTCGAAGCCTATGCGCCGGGCCGCGAGCTGACCACCACAGTCATCGGGGGCAAGCCGCTGACTGTGACGGATATCATCACCGATGGCTGGTATGACTACGCGGCGAAATACGAACTTGGCGGATCGCGCCATGTCGTGCCCGCCGAGATCCCCCAAGAGATTTTCGACCTCTGCATGTCCTACGCCGTCAGGGCGCATGAGATCTTGGGGTGCCGCGGTGTCAGCCGCACCGATTTCCGCTGGGACGAGGCGCAGGGCGCCGAAGGCCTGATCCTTCTTGAGACGAATACGCAGCCCGGCATGACGCCCACGTCGCTCAGCCCTGAACAGGCGCAGGCGACAGGCATGACATTCGGCGCGCTCTGCAGTTGGATGGTGGAGGATGCGTCATGCGATCGTTGA
- a CDS encoding cell division protein FtsQ/DivIB, whose protein sequence is MRSLIKRGTSSRQTGAKSDPAPSRWAYRMQRVLLTPMYRRLLRFGIPFCLSFGIGTWYLSDPAVQQRLQLAIADIRHQIQTRPEFMVKLMSVEGASDRVAEEVRDSFAYTLPASSFDMDLDAVRVAVEDIPAVAAAAVRVRQGGVLEIRISEREPAALIRVPGGLIVMDAEGVALDAAAHRGERPDLPVLTGAGADEAIPEALAIRAAAAPLAGRLRGLVRMGERRWDVVLDRDQRIMLPEDDPVRALERVIVLSEAQDMLERDIAAVDMRLSDRPTLRMKEQATSEWWRVRNEQAGTSAE, encoded by the coding sequence ATGCGATCGTTGATCAAGCGCGGCACCTCCAGTCGTCAAACCGGGGCCAAGTCCGATCCGGCCCCGTCGCGCTGGGCGTATCGGATGCAGCGCGTGCTGCTGACGCCGATGTATCGCCGCCTCTTGCGGTTTGGCATTCCCTTTTGCCTCAGCTTCGGCATCGGCACCTGGTATCTGTCCGATCCCGCCGTTCAGCAGCGCCTGCAACTGGCCATCGCCGACATCCGCCACCAAATCCAGACGCGCCCCGAATTCATGGTCAAGCTCATGTCCGTCGAGGGCGCCAGCGACCGCGTCGCCGAAGAGGTGCGCGACAGTTTCGCGTACACGCTGCCTGCCAGCTCGTTTGACATGGATCTCGATGCGGTGCGTGTCGCGGTCGAAGATATTCCAGCCGTCGCCGCAGCCGCCGTGCGCGTGCGCCAAGGCGGCGTTCTGGAGATCCGCATCAGCGAGCGTGAGCCTGCTGCGCTGATCCGCGTGCCCGGCGGCCTGATCGTGATGGATGCCGAAGGCGTGGCGCTTGACGCCGCCGCGCATCGCGGCGAGCGGCCGGATCTGCCGGTGCTGACTGGCGCCGGGGCTGACGAGGCCATCCCCGAGGCTCTGGCGATCCGCGCCGCTGCCGCGCCCCTTGCGGGCCGTCTGCGCGGCCTCGTGCGGATGGGCGAGCGGCGCTGGGACGTGGTGCTGGACCGCGATCAGCGCATCATGCTGCCCGAGGATGATCCGGTGCGCGCGCTGGAGCGCGTGATCGTGCTGAGCGAAGCGCAGGACATGCTGGAGCGCGACATCGCGGCAGTGGACATGCGGCTGTCGGACCGACCGACGCTGCGGATGAAGGAACAGGCCACATCCGAATGGTGGCGGGTACGCAATGAACAGGCAGGGACAAGCGCAGAATGA
- the ftsA gene encoding cell division protein FtsA — translation MIELYESQRAMRNMRRAAMQRGVVAVLDVGTSKIACLVLRFDGTTPRRDDGIGAMAGQAGFRVIGAATTRSRGVRFGEIDAMAETERAIRTSVQAAQKMANMRVDHVIACFSGASPRSYGLAGQVELESHMVTEQDVSRVLSSCDVPDFGDGREVLHAQPVNFALDHRSGLIDPRGQMGNVLSTDMHMLTVDAAAIQNLAHCVKRCDLELAGVANSSYVSGISSLVEDEQELGAACIDLGGGSAGISIFIKKHMIYCDSVRMGGEHVTSDISMGLSVPTATAERIKTFYGGVVATGMDDREMIEIHGDTGDWDHDRRSVSRAELIGIMRPRVEEILEEVRARLDAAGFDCLPSQQIVLTGGGSQIPGLDGLASRILGQQVRLGRPLRVHGLPQAATGAGFASAVGMCLFAANPQDEWWDFELPVDRYPQRSLKRAVKWFKDNW, via the coding sequence ATGATCGAACTATATGAATCCCAGCGTGCAATGCGGAACATGCGGCGCGCCGCCATGCAGCGGGGTGTGGTCGCTGTTCTCGATGTGGGCACGTCCAAGATCGCCTGCCTTGTTCTGCGTTTCGACGGCACCACACCGCGCCGCGACGACGGCATCGGCGCCATGGCAGGTCAGGCGGGATTCCGGGTGATCGGCGCCGCCACGACCCGCTCGCGCGGCGTGCGCTTTGGCGAGATCGACGCCATGGCCGAGACCGAGCGCGCGATCCGCACCTCGGTTCAGGCGGCGCAGAAGATGGCGAACATGCGCGTCGATCACGTCATCGCGTGCTTTTCGGGTGCGTCCCCGCGCAGCTATGGCCTTGCCGGTCAGGTCGAGCTGGAAAGCCATATGGTAACCGAGCAGGACGTGAGCCGCGTCCTCAGCTCCTGCGACGTGCCCGATTTCGGCGATGGCCGCGAGGTGCTGCACGCGCAGCCCGTCAATTTCGCGCTCGATCACCGCTCGGGGCTTATCGATCCGCGCGGACAGATGGGCAATGTGCTGAGCACCGACATGCACATGCTGACCGTAGACGCCGCCGCGATCCAGAACCTCGCCCATTGCGTCAAGCGCTGCGATCTGGAACTGGCCGGCGTGGCGAACTCTTCTTACGTCTCGGGCATTTCCAGCCTCGTCGAGGACGAGCAGGAGTTGGGCGCCGCCTGCATTGACCTCGGTGGGGGCAGCGCCGGCATCTCGATCTTCATCAAGAAGCACATGATCTATTGCGACAGTGTCCGCATGGGCGGCGAGCATGTGACATCCGATATTTCCATGGGCCTTTCGGTGCCCACCGCCACGGCGGAACGGATCAAGACATTCTACGGCGGCGTTGTCGCCACCGGCATGGACGACCGCGAGATGATCGAGATCCACGGTGATACCGGCGATTGGGATCACGACCGCCGCAGCGTCAGCCGGGCGGAACTCATCGGCATCATGCGCCCGCGGGTCGAGGAAATCCTGGAAGAAGTGCGCGCGCGCCTCGATGCCGCCGGCTTCGACTGCCTGCCCAGCCAGCAGATCGTGCTGACGGGCGGCGGCAGCCAGATCCCCGGCCTCGATGGCCTCGCCTCCCGCATCCTCGGGCAGCAGGTGCGCCTCGGGCGGCCCCTGCGCGTGCACGGCTTGCCGCAGGCGGCGACGGGCGCGGGATTTGCCAGCGCGGTTGGCATGTGCCTGTTCGCGGCGAACCCGCAGGACGAGTGGTGGGACTTCGAATTGCCGGTCGATCGCTATCCGCAGCGCTCGCTCAAGCGGGCGGTTAAATGGTTCAAGGACAACTGGTGA